The following is a genomic window from Niabella soli DSM 19437.
AAAATGTCACCAACTTCAACTATGTTATTGACAATATCCTGAATTATAAGAACCGGTTTGGCCAACATAGTGTTGATCTGACAGCAGTAGCCACAAGAGACTTTACCCGCAATGAAACGGCCAATATCATTGGTTCCGATTTTGCAGCAAACGGTAACTCCCTGTTGGGCTACTGGGGCCTGTCCAAAGCCACCGTGCAACAAAATGCGCAGAATGTAGTACAAAGAGCCAATATCGGATACCTTGCGCGCCTCAACTATGAATATGCCGGCAAATACATGTTGAATGCGTCCATCAGGAGAGATGGGGCGTCTGTGTTCGGATCTAATACAAAATGGGGAAATTTTGGAGCCGTAGGCATGGCCTGGCGCCTTTCAGGCGAAGAGTTCATGAAGAACATTGCGCTGATCAATGATCTGAAACTAAAACTTTCCTGGGGGAAGAACGGAAACCAGGGAATAGACCCCTATGGGACCCTGGCAACAGTTGTGAATGGACAGTCCGGCGGCTACCGGTACGAATTTTCCAATACCGGAAGCAATATCCTGTATGGGCTGGCACAGTCGGCAATGGGCAACAACGACCTGGGTTGGGAAACCACTGCGGCATGGAACTTTGGCATAGAGGCGGCTTTGTTGCAGCGAAGGATTTTTGTAGATATCAACCTGTATACTTCAAAAACAACGGATCAGTTGTTTGTGCGGGAAATCCCCATCATGACGGGCTTTAAATCCATTAATGCGTCAATGGGTGAAGTGGACAACAAAGGCCTGGAACTTTCCGTTACTTCCGTAAATATTCAGCAAAAAGATTTCAACTGGAGCAGCACTTTAAACTATTGGATCAACCGGAATAAAGTAGTGCATCTTTACGGTACCGATAGCAATGGAGATGGAAAGGAAGATGATGATCTTGCTAACGGTCTTTTTATAGGCAAATCATTGGGAGCGATTTATGGCTACGAACAGATCGGGATCGTGCAGACAACAGATAAAGACTATATAGCGCAGAATGGCGCAGCTCCCGGTGATCCTAAATATAACGACATCGACGGGGTGGCCGGTATTTCGGTAAACGACCGCAAAATACTGGGTTATAAAAAGGAGAATTTCAGGATGAGCCTTAGTAATACGTTTTCTTACAAAAACTTTGAGCTATACGCATTAGTATCGGGTATTTTTGGGGGAAATAATTATTATCTGAATAGCAATACAGGGGCTTACCTGTCGAGGACCAACCGGTTCAATGACAATTCTATCTATGTTCCTTACTGGACAACAGACAACCCCAGCAACGTATATCCCGCGGCCACATATTCCGCCGACTCAAGATTTTTGGGACTGCAATCGAGGGGCTTTGTCCGGTTACAGGACGTGGTACTTTCTTATACTTTCCGGCAACCCTGGATGCAGCGCGTGCATGTATCTAATTTGCGGGTATTTTTCTCAGGAAAAAACCTCGCAACGCTTACCAATTGGGAAGGAGGCGATCCGGAGTTGGGCAACACGGTGAAAGATAATACGATCCCTGTGCCCACGACTTATTCCTTTGGGTTCACCGCAAGATTTTAATTTATTTAAACTGATTACCATGAAACGGTTATTCCATATTTTAACAGCATTATTTATTTGTTCCTTATGGCAGTCCTGCAAGTCGGATAAGGCTTTTCTTACAGAAAAACCCGAAACCTTCTATACTGTTGACAATGCTTTTTCCAGTTCAGCGCAGGTAGACCAGGTACTGATCGGTATTTACTCCAATATCCGGGAAGCCTGGACCAATCCGAATGAACAGGGCTGGATGTTTATTTTTAAAGGGAACGGAACGGATGAATTTGATGTGCCCAGTATCAGGAGGGGCAGCACCTTTAATAACTATGCAAACATTAATCCTGACAATGCCAATTTTTATAATATCTATAGTTTTTGGTATGATCTGATCAGTAAAGCCAACCTGGCCATTTATGCAGCCAACCTGCCGCAGGTGAAATGGAGCACAGATGCAGATAAAAATTATGCCCTGGCGCAGGCACGTTTTTTCAGGGCCTTTGCTTACCGGAACCTAGGCGAAGAATTTGGTGGAGTGCCCATTGTTACTGAAGTGCTGACCACACCTAAATACGATTTCAAACGCACTACCCGGATTGAGACTTACGATTTTGCTATTACAGAAATGGAGGCCATACTTAATGATGTGCCCGCTACCACAGTGGCCGGCGGACGCCTGGTGAAAGGAGCCGTTCAGCATAATCTCTGTGAACTGTACCTTGCCAAAGGCATAGAACTGGAGGCGGCATCTAAAACCGCAGACGCTCAAAGTGCTTATAATAAATCTGTGCAGTATGGAAATGATGTAATAGACGGAGGCGTTTATTCATTAATGCAGAGCCGGTTCGGAAAACGTGCCGGTGAGGCTACGATCGGCATTTCAGTGTACAAGAGCGGTGTGTACAATACCGCAAATATTGTAGACACCGTTCAGCAGACCACCAATGTTTTCTGGGATCTGTTCCAGGAAGGAAATGTGAATTACCAGGATGGGAATAAAGAATGTATCTGGGCTGCTCAAATTGATTATGCCGCGTATAAAGCGGGAGACGGAGAATCGAAGCTTCCATACTCCAGGACTTACGGGCCCGTATTCAGGGACGGGGCAACGGGCAATTTAACCGGTACCAACGAAGATGTGGGTGGCCGCGGGATTTCACAGATCATGCCCACCTTTTATACGAGGGATGAAATATTCAGCTCCAAATGGAGTGAAGATCTGCGCAACAGCGACGCGGTATTCCGCCGCCGCTTTAAGGGTAATGTGGCTGCTTCGGCCTGGTATCGAAAAGATATTCCCTGGACCGTTTTATATAATGGCAGTGCAGACAATACGACCAACATTAATAACCGCAGTCTTTGCTACCCGGTTTCCTGCAAAATCGCCACCGATAAATATACGGGTGTGGCCGATGGAGAAAATATGAGCAACCTGTTTCGCGACGACTATATCATCCGTCTTCCCGAAACGATCCTGTTGAGAGCAGAAGCCAAACAGCGGAGCGGCGATAAAGCAGGAGCTGCCAGCGATATTAACCTGCTCCGAACCCGCGCCCAATGTACCTACAAGGTTACCGCTGCAGATATGGATGATAATTTCAATCTGATCCTCGATGAGCGTGCCCGGGAGCTGATATACGAAGAATGCCGGTGGAACACCCTTCTGAGGATGGGTAAAACCATCGCAGTGGATCGCATTAAAAAATATGCCTACTGGCCGGAAGCACAAGCTACTTTAACCTTTAACTTTAACCTTTGGCCTATTCCGCAAAAGGTTATTGAAACCAATAAAGATGCTGTAATAGCGCAAAATCCGGATTGGATAAATAAATAAGAAACTGTATAATTCTATAGAATGGGTTTAATAAAAAAGAGGATCGCCGTCCTGGGGATTTGTTTGATCACCGGAATGCAATTGCTGAACGGGCAAACGAACCGTTATGATCTACATACCAGTAAAAGTGAATCGGTTGATCAGATCAGTAAGGGGTTTGTTGCTCCGCCTTCCGAAGCAAAATTGCGCTGTTACTGGTGGTGGTTGAATAGCATGGCCACTAAAGCATCCATTACAAGAGACCTGGAAGCAATGAAGAAAATGGGTTATGGCGGCGCTTCTCTTGTAGATGCCGGCAGCTCTAATTATCAGCAGGCATTAAAAACAGCCGCCGGCCCGGTTTTCATGACGCCGGCATGGATGGAATTGTATCAGCATGCAGTGAAAGAGGCCGACCGGATCGGTATTGAATTAAGCGTTAATATACAAAGTGGCTGGAACCCGGGCGGGCCTTTTGTAACACCGGAATACGCTTTAAAAAAAATAGTAACGGCCGATACGGTTATCAGCGGCGGAAAAATGATAACGGTATCCCTGCCGCATCCGCCGGAAAAACTCCTCTACCGCGATGTACTGGTACAGGCCATTCCGCGCCCGCATCAACAGTTGCCCTTAAAGGACAGTGCTATTTCCGACTGGTCGCTAAAAACCTTTAACCAGTCCATGGGAGGAGGGGGCATCTATCCATTGTATAAATTCAAATCGGGTTTTGATACGGCTACGATGGTCAATAAGATCCGGCAGGATCAGATCATTGATCTTACCCGCTTTTTTGACGGGCGGCAACTCAAATGGAAGGCGCCTCCCGGCGACTGGATCATTATTCGTTATGGATGGACCAATACCGGGGTAACGACCTCAACAACAAGCGATGGATGGAACGGCTTGTCCCTGGATCATATGAGCCCTGCCGCCTTTAACTTATTCGATCAACAGGTGATCAGCCCGCTGATCCTTGCCGCAAAGTCGGCCGGCAACAGTGTTCGCTATCTTCAAACAGATAGCTGGGAAATGGGCGTCATTAACTGGACGCAAAACTTCCCGCAGGAGTTTGTCCGGCTCCGGGGATATGATATCCGGCCTTTCATGCCGGTGCTGGCAGGCTATGTGGTGGAAAGCCAGCAGGTCACCAACCGCTTTTTATACGATTTCAGAAAAACAGTGGGCGATTGTATCCTGCAAAATCACTACCAGTTGCTTTATAATAGGGCGCATAAGAACGGCATGGGAATTCATCCGGAATCCGGCGGACCTCACTCGGCTCCCATCGATGCATTGCAGGTAATGGGCATCAATGATTTTCCCCAGGGCGAGTTTTGGGCTATGTCCAATACCCACAGGGTAACGGATGCCGCCCGCTTAATTGTAAAACAGAGCGCCTGCGTGGCCCACACCAACGGCAAGCGGTTTGTGGCGGCAGAAGGGCCTACAAGTATTGGCCCGCAATGGGAGCGTTCTCCCCGGGAACTGAAGAGCAATATCGATCGTATATTTTGCTCGGGCGTGAACCGTATTGTGTGGCATACGTTTACTTCTTCACCAAAAGAATACGGTTTGCCGGGTAATGAATATTTTGCCGGCACCCATATGAATCCCAATGTAACCTGGTGGCCGGAAGCCGGGGCCTTCATCCATTATTTAAACCGCTGCAGTTACCTGTTGCAGCAGGGCCTATTTACTGCAGACGTGCTTTATTATTACGGGGATGATGTGCCCAATTTTGTATTCCTGAAGGACGAGTTCCCTCAATTGCATTTTGGGTACGACTGGGATAAATGCTCCCGTGATGTAGTGCTGAAACGGCTTGCAGTGCAAAACGGGAAGATCGTATTGCCGGACGGCATGCAATATCGTTTACTGGTGATACCTCCAGACAAGGCGATTAGTCTCGCTGTTTTGAAAAAAATAGAAGCCCTGGTAAAAGAAGGACTTATTCTTTACGGACCGCGGCCCAAAGAAGCAACCGGACTAACCGGCTATCCTCAAAGCGACCGCGAGTTGCGATTGATCACAGATCGTTTGTGGGGGGCCATTGACGGTGCTGCGGTTACGGAAAAGATTACGGGGAAAGGGAAAGTGATCTGGGGCAGGGATATTAATGAAGTGCTGGCATCAATGAAAGTGCTGCCCGATTTTAGCTTTACAAGCGATAACCCCCAGGCCTCTTTTGATTATATTCACCGGAATACCAATGATGCTGATATTTATTTCCTGTCGAACCGCTTTGAATACCGGCAGTACAGCGATTTTGCGTACCGGTATTTGCCTGTAGCTCCTGATCGCTATGAACAGATCGATGCCCGTTTTCGTGTTACCGGCTGTCAGCCCCAGCTATGGGACCCAATGACCGGTACCATTACCGATATCGCAGACTACCGGGAAGAAAACGGTACCACGGTAATTCCCCTGCATTTTGAACCGGGCGGATCTAAGTTTATCGTTTTTAAGAAAAAGGCAACCCCGGTGAGGCATATCGTAAATATAGTGAAGGGGGAAGTGGATCCTAACAGGACTATGCCCCTGAAAACCGCGTCAGTAGCGCTTGTAAGAGAAGGTGGCGTGGTGAAAGCGCAGGTTTTTCAAAAAGGGCAGTATACTTTAAACTGGTCTGATGGAACAGAAAGTCGTTTACATAGTAATGGGGCAATCCTGCAACCCGTTTCTGGTAAATGGCAGTTAAAGCTGGACCCCTATTGGGGCACTGATCGCCAATTGACACTTGATTCCCTGAAGTCCTGGACTGATTTTGACGATCCAAAAGTGAAATATTATTCGGGGAAGGGCCACTATACCACGCGTTTTATGCTAGCGTCACCAGCGCTAAAGGGAATGCGCGTATATCTTGACCTGGGAAATGTACAGGATCTTGCAGTGGTCCGCGTCAATGACAGCCAACCGCAAACCCTTTGGTATTTCCCGTTCCGGCTCGATATTACCGACCTGGTAAAACCAGGAGCCAACCAGTTGTCCGTTGATGTGGTGAACCTGTGGGCAAATCGTTTGATCGGGGATCGCGGGCTTCCGGCTGGCAAGAGGCTTACCCAAACCAATATTGTAAAGTTTGAAAAAGAAGCAATGGAACCGGCACTCCGGGTGTCTGGTTTGCTGGGGCCGGTACAATTAATACTGGTGCCCGAAGTTGTTATAAAATAGACCTGATTTTAGTTTATGATCTTTCAGCGTATAATATATTTTGGAATTGCACTGCTGCTGGCCATAAACGCAGTTGCCCAGGGCTTTGCCCCAACTGCATTGCGGGTGGATCTGATCCTGAATGCAGACAGGGTATGGCAAAACGGTTTTGCGGTGAACGGGACGCTGGAACAAGCCAGGACAGAAAAAGGTCGTTTCCAGTCAGCACGTATCGGCAGTTTGCATCCCCGGTTTTCCTGGGTGGTGAACAGTGAAGGGCATGGTGTTTATCAAACGGCTTACCAGGTGCTGGTGGCTACTTCGACTCAGAAACTTCAGGCGGGTGATGGCGATGTATGGAATTCAGGAAAGGTCACTTCCTGCCAACAATTAGATATTGAGTATAATGGAAGAGTGCTTCAGCCCAATACGGTGTATTATTGGAAGGTGAAAGTATGGTATCAGAAGGGAGTGTCTACGGAGTTTTCAAAGCCGGCAGCTTTTTTGACGGATAGCATATTGACGGCCTACCAAACACCTTACACGCCATTAGTAAAAACAATGGAGCATCCAAAAGCTCAGAGAAAACTGAATAATGATAATGATTGTTATGATTTTGGGAATGATGCGTTTGGTCAGTTGCAATTGATGATACGTGCAACCGGCAACAGGGATACCCTGCGTATTCATATAGGTGAAGCAGTAAGAGCGAATGGAGCTGTTGAAAGAAATCCCAAAGGTACGATCCGGTACCGGTTGCTGGTGCTACCCTTACAAAAGGGGGCGCATTTGTATACTCCGGCGTTTGTGCCAGACAAGCGGAACACCGGACCTAAGGCGATACATATGCCGGATTATATTGGCGAAGTGCTGCCGTTTCGCTATGTGGAAATGGAAAAGAATACGCCGGGCATAACGGTTATGAAAACGGAACGCGCAGCGGTCAATTATATATTTGATGACACAGCGGCTACATTTGAAAGCTCCGATACCTTGCTGAACCGGATTTGGGAGCTTTGTAAACATACCATGAAAGCCACCAGCTTTACCGGGCTCTATGTGGATGGCGACCGGGAGCGCATTCCCTATGAAGCTGATGCGCTTATTAACCAGCTTTCTCATTATGCGACGGATGCGGAATTCAATATGGCCAAACGATCTTTGGAATATCTTATTTATAATGCGACCTGGCCTACCGAATGGTCCCTGCAAAACCTGCAGATTGCCTGGAACGATTATCAGTATTCCGGTGATATCCGCACGGTAAAAAGAATATACCAGGAGCTGAAACCGAAGCTGCTGCTGGCGTTGGCCCGGGCCGACGGACTGATCAGTACCCGGACGGGCAAGCAGGATAGTGTCTTTACAAGGTCGATCCACCTGACCAGCTTTGACGGGAAGACTGTATTGAAGGATATTGTAGACTGGCCGCAAAAAGGGGGCTTTGGCCTGCCGGCCGATTCCCCGGGGGAATCCGATAGTTTTGTGTTTACGGATTATAATTCCGTAGTCAATGCCTTTCATTACGAGGCCCTGGTTTGTATGAAAAAACTGGCGCAGGCGTTGGACGAAAAAACAGATGTGGCATTTTATGAAGCCCGCGCGGCCAGAGTGAAAAAAGCATTCGTGCAAAGTTTTATCGAGCCGCAATCGGGAATTGTAAAAGACGGGGAAACCACGCTCCACCATTCCCTGCATGCCAATATGCTGGCACTGGCTTTTGACCTGGTGCCGCTGCAAAATAAAGCCGCTGTGCTTTCTTATATCCGTACAAAAGGAATGGCTTGTAGCGTCTACGGTGCGCAATTTTTGCTCAGCGCCTTATATGATGCGGGTCAGGCCGACTATGGGCTGGAACTGCTAACGGCGAGGGGGAAACGCAGTTGGTATAATATGCTGCATACAGGAGCCACTATGACAACGGAAGCATGGGATACCGAATATAAAAATAACCAGGACTGGAATCATGCCTGGGGTAGTGCGCCCGCTAATATTATTGTAAGCAAACTGATGGGCGTTACGCCTTTGACGCCTGCATTCGGTACCATAGAAATAAAACCAAGACCAGGCCCACTGCAACAGGCCGTATTAAAGCTTCCTACTTTAAGGGGCACCATAGAAGTTTCGTTTAAAAAAGGGGCAGGGGCTTTTCAAATGGAGACCTGCCTGCCTGCAAACACCCGTGGGGTGGTCTGTTTACCCAAACAGTCCGATTCAGACCTGCTTTTTAAAAACGGCAAAAGGATCACGGCTAAAGCAGAAGGGGATTACTGGGTTATTAAAGATGTAGTCTGCGGAAGCACAAGCTGGCGGGTACAATAAAGCATTGTCTGTTTCTTTGTTGTAATGGGTATAAGCATGTTGGTACGAAAAATTATATTAACTTCCCAAATGGTTTGAACAATAACGATCTACTTACAATGAAAAAAAATAATAATGCAAATACAAACGAATGGTGTTGAAAGTGCAGCGAAAGGAGGGGTGAGCCTGTTTGGGATCTCTGTTATTGCAGCATTGGCGGGTTTTATTTTCGGCTTCGATACGGTAGTTATTTCAGGGGCCAATTTGCCCATCCGGGAACTGTGGCATACTTCACCCTGGTTTCATGGTTTCTTTATTATGTCTATGGCATTGTGGGGCACGGTGATCGGCGCCATTTTTGGAGGAATGCCTACGGAAAAGTACGGACGAAAAAAAATACTGTTATGGGTGGGTATTCTTTTCAGCATTTCATCAATAGGCTCTGCGTTAGCGCAAGGCCCATATTTGTTCTCCTTTTTCCGGTTTATCGGTGGTGTGGGCATTGGCGTGTCTTCCGTTGCGGCGCCCACTTATATATCGGAAATATCAACACCCAAAACCCGGGGGCGGCTGGTGGCTATGTACCAGTTTAATATTGTATTTGGGATCCTGATCGCCTTTCTTTCTAATTATTTCTTAAAGGGGGTGGGCGGTGTCAATGACTGGCGCTGGATGCTGGGCGTAATGGCCATCCCGTCGCTGGTATATACGCTGCTCGTATTCTCTATCCCTGAAAGCCCGCGCTGGCTGATCGCCCGTAAAGGCGATGATATTATTGCCCGGAAAGTATTGCAGCAATTAGGTATTCAAAATGTTTCGGAGGAAATAAACAGCATCAAAAGCAGCGCTGCGGAAGAACAACAAAACGGCAGCACTAATTTCTTAAATAAAAAATACCGGCGCATTGTATGGCTGGCTTTTTTTGTGGCTTTTTTCAATCAGTGGTCGGGCATCAATTTTATTTTATACTACGCGCCTGAAATTTTAGAAAGAGCCGGGCTGGCATCAAAAGACTCTTTGCTGAACTCTATTGCCATTGGTGGCACCAATCTTATTTTCACCTTTGTGGGGCTGTACCTTATCGACCGGGTGGGTCGCAAAACCCTGCTGGTATGGGGCTCTATCGGTTATATTATCAGTTTGGGAATGGTGGCCTATGCTTTTTACACCCATGCCGCGCCAGGGTTCCTGCTCTCCTTTTTGCTTTTGTTTATTGCGTCGCATGCAATAGGGCAGGGGGCAGTGATCTGGGTATTTATTTCAGAAATATTCCCTAACAATATCCGTGCACTGGGGCAATCCTTTGGTGCCAGTGTGCATTGGGTTTTTGCCGCGATAATAACATTGATCACACCCGTTTTCCTGGATGCGGAAAACGGGATCTTTAAAGACAATCCCTGGCCGATCTTTGCATTCTTTGCGTTTATGATGTTTTTGCAATTGGTATGGGTGCTCACCAAAGTGCCCGAGACCAAAGGCGTATCCCTGGAGGCGATTGAAAAGAAATTAGTAAAAGAAGCCTGATATATCATGATCAAAATTGAGAAATTGGCTGGCTATATGCGGGAAAAATACCGCTTTGGGTGGATGGGTTGTATCTGTATATTTAGTGTTTGCTTTCAGGTGCAGGCGCAAAAAGCGGGTATAATCCATCCCGGAGCCGCGTGGCCGGACCAGAAGGGCAACCCTATCCAGGCCCATGGAGGCGGCATTATTAAAATCGGAAAAAACTATTACTGGTATGGGGAAGAAAGGCGGCAGGGATTAGATAGTAATTATCGTTATGTTAGTTGTTACAGCTCCGCAGATCTGGTGAACTGGAAATTTGAAGGCGATGTATTGCAACTATCCGATCCTGAAAACCTTGGCCGGCATTGGGTTCTGGAGCGCCCTAAGGTTTTTTACAACAGGCAAACGAAAAAATATGTCATGTATTTTCACCTGGACGATGCCCGGTACAAACTGGCGCGCGTTGGTATAGCAGTGAGCAATACGGCAACCGGTAATTTTAAATATGTAAAAAGTTTCAGGCCGCTCGGACATGAAAGTCGTGATATAGGCCAGTTTATTGATGACGATGGAGCAGCCTACCTGGTGTTTGAAGATCGCCCTAATGGATTCCATATTGCCAAACTTTCGGCTGACTATATGGATGTGGAGCGGGATATGAGCCTGATACCCCAGCACATGGAAGGCGGAGCCATTGTGCATTATAAAGGTTTGTACTATGCTATTGGCTCGGCATTGACGGGCTGGAATCCCAATCCCAACAAATATGCCATTGCAAAAAAACTGGAAGGACCCTGGAGCCCGTTTGAAGATATAGCCCCACCCGCAGTAAAAACCTACGGGGCGCAATCTACCATGCTTTTAAAAATAACGGGATCTAAAACAACCACGGTTTTATTTATGGGCGATCAGTGGAAACCCAAAGCCCAATGGGATTCCCGTTATTTATGGATGCCGCTGGAAATAGGTAATGGGAAATTATGGCTGCCCGAACCCCGCTCTTTTTCGTTAAATGTAAAAACCGGCGAAGCGGTGCTTCAAAAAGACAGGGAGTGAAAAGCTCCTGATATTTTCACATATGCCCTGATTTGGATCGATTATTGTACTGCTTTGTATTCCAAATAGTTCCTAACAAAATCTATTGCCATGAAGTATTGGTTATTATTGATTACGGCAATACCGTTTTGGGCCTGCAATGCCCCGGATCAAAATACTGCGTCCTTACAACGGCAGATAGATAGTTTGCAAGCCCGGATAAATAAGGCCTATAAGCCGGGATTTGGTGAGTTTATGAGCGGCATCCAGGTGCATCACAACAAACTTTGGTTTGCGGGAATCAATCAAAACTGGGCACTGGCTGATTTTGAAATTAACGAGATAAAAGAGAGCCTGGACGATATCAGAACCTATTGTACCGACCGGCCGGAAACCAAATCTATCGGGATGATTGATGCGCCACTTCAAAATATTGCTAATGCGATTCAACAAAAAAATGACACCGGGTTTAAAAGTGCTTTTAAGGTTTTAACCGCCACCTGTAATACCTGTCACCAGGCAACGCAGCATGGCTTTAATGTAATTATAATCCCCTCCCTGCCTCCGTTCTCCAATCAGGAGTTCCGCTTGCAGGACAAAAAATAAATAGTATTAATGAAAAACCGGTTCTGCCAGAATTTCTCCAAATTTTGCCATTAGCTTCGCATTTAAATAGTCGTATGAAACTGCTGATAGTGGAAGATGAACCGGATCTGTTGCAAAGCATCCTGGAGTACTTTACCCAGGAAGACTTCTTATGTGAGGGAGTGGCTACTTATTTTGAAGCAATTGCTAAAATTGAGGATTTTGACTATGATTGTATTATCCTGGACATTAACCTGCCGGATGGTAGTGGCTTGAAGCTGCTGAAATACCTCCGGGAGGACAAAAAGCAAGACGGCGTAATAATCATCTCTGCCCGCAATTACATCGATGACAAAATTGAAGGACTGAATCTTGGAGCGGATGATTATTTAACCAAGCCCTTTCATCTTTCAGAATTATATGCGCGGGTAAAAGCGCTCATGCGCAGAAAATATGGGCAGGGGGCTAGTCAATTGGAATTGGGCAATCTTCAACTGAATCTTTCTTCCCGGTGTGTTGCCTGTCATCAGCAGCCTTTAATGCTCACCCGAAATGAATATGATCTGTTGGCCTTTTTACTAAATAATAAAAACCGGGTAGTGAGCCGGCAGGCAATAGCAGAACATATCTACGGCGACCGCACGAATCGAATGCCCTCATTTGATTTTGTGTATTCACAAATAAAAAATCTCAAACGCAAACTAAAAGAGGGAGAGTGTGATGATCTTATTCAAACAGTTTACGGATTGGGGTATAAAATTTCGATATGAGCAAACCTCTCTTACACCGTAATTCAAGAGCATTGCTGATATGGCTGCCAATATGATCCCGCAGGCGCCTCAAAACAACCAGCGCACCTGGAATGATTTGGAAACATATATCAGGAGCCAGGTGACGGCGGGGCAGGAGGTCTATATTATTACGGGCAGCTATGGCCGCCTGGGTACCATTGATGCCGGACATATTGTAATACCCTCGAATATTTGGAAAGTAGTGGTCTTTCTTAAAAACGGGAATAATGACCTGAAGCGGATCAATGCGGGCACAAGAGTGCTGGCGGTAAATACCCCAATACAAAAACAATTAATGCCGATTGGAAAAAATATATTACTACCGTTAGCGTCATTGAAAAAAATACGGGCTACAAGCTGTTATCGAACCTGAATAACCGTACCCGGCAAATTCTCAGAACGAAAAAAGATACAGCTTTATGACACGGGAGCCTGTTTCATTTTTGACTCCCGGCAATGGAAGAAGCCTGGTG
Proteins encoded in this region:
- a CDS encoding RagB/SusD family nutrient uptake outer membrane protein, producing MKRLFHILTALFICSLWQSCKSDKAFLTEKPETFYTVDNAFSSSAQVDQVLIGIYSNIREAWTNPNEQGWMFIFKGNGTDEFDVPSIRRGSTFNNYANINPDNANFYNIYSFWYDLISKANLAIYAANLPQVKWSTDADKNYALAQARFFRAFAYRNLGEEFGGVPIVTEVLTTPKYDFKRTTRIETYDFAITEMEAILNDVPATTVAGGRLVKGAVQHNLCELYLAKGIELEAASKTADAQSAYNKSVQYGNDVIDGGVYSLMQSRFGKRAGEATIGISVYKSGVYNTANIVDTVQQTTNVFWDLFQEGNVNYQDGNKECIWAAQIDYAAYKAGDGESKLPYSRTYGPVFRDGATGNLTGTNEDVGGRGISQIMPTFYTRDEIFSSKWSEDLRNSDAVFRRRFKGNVAASAWYRKDIPWTVLYNGSADNTTNINNRSLCYPVSCKIATDKYTGVADGENMSNLFRDDYIIRLPETILLRAEAKQRSGDKAGAASDINLLRTRAQCTYKVTAADMDDNFNLILDERARELIYEECRWNTLLRMGKTIAVDRIKKYAYWPEAQATLTFNFNLWPIPQKVIETNKDAVIAQNPDWINK
- a CDS encoding glycosyl hydrolase, which encodes MGLIKKRIAVLGICLITGMQLLNGQTNRYDLHTSKSESVDQISKGFVAPPSEAKLRCYWWWLNSMATKASITRDLEAMKKMGYGGASLVDAGSSNYQQALKTAAGPVFMTPAWMELYQHAVKEADRIGIELSVNIQSGWNPGGPFVTPEYALKKIVTADTVISGGKMITVSLPHPPEKLLYRDVLVQAIPRPHQQLPLKDSAISDWSLKTFNQSMGGGGIYPLYKFKSGFDTATMVNKIRQDQIIDLTRFFDGRQLKWKAPPGDWIIIRYGWTNTGVTTSTTSDGWNGLSLDHMSPAAFNLFDQQVISPLILAAKSAGNSVRYLQTDSWEMGVINWTQNFPQEFVRLRGYDIRPFMPVLAGYVVESQQVTNRFLYDFRKTVGDCILQNHYQLLYNRAHKNGMGIHPESGGPHSAPIDALQVMGINDFPQGEFWAMSNTHRVTDAARLIVKQSACVAHTNGKRFVAAEGPTSIGPQWERSPRELKSNIDRIFCSGVNRIVWHTFTSSPKEYGLPGNEYFAGTHMNPNVTWWPEAGAFIHYLNRCSYLLQQGLFTADVLYYYGDDVPNFVFLKDEFPQLHFGYDWDKCSRDVVLKRLAVQNGKIVLPDGMQYRLLVIPPDKAISLAVLKKIEALVKEGLILYGPRPKEATGLTGYPQSDRELRLITDRLWGAIDGAAVTEKITGKGKVIWGRDINEVLASMKVLPDFSFTSDNPQASFDYIHRNTNDADIYFLSNRFEYRQYSDFAYRYLPVAPDRYEQIDARFRVTGCQPQLWDPMTGTITDIADYREENGTTVIPLHFEPGGSKFIVFKKKATPVRHIVNIVKGEVDPNRTMPLKTASVALVREGGVVKAQVFQKGQYTLNWSDGTESRLHSNGAILQPVSGKWQLKLDPYWGTDRQLTLDSLKSWTDFDDPKVKYYSGKGHYTTRFMLASPALKGMRVYLDLGNVQDLAVVRVNDSQPQTLWYFPFRLDITDLVKPGANQLSVDVVNLWANRLIGDRGLPAGKRLTQTNIVKFEKEAMEPALRVSGLLGPVQLILVPEVVIK
- a CDS encoding alpha-L-rhamnosidase-related protein, which codes for MIFQRIIYFGIALLLAINAVAQGFAPTALRVDLILNADRVWQNGFAVNGTLEQARTEKGRFQSARIGSLHPRFSWVVNSEGHGVYQTAYQVLVATSTQKLQAGDGDVWNSGKVTSCQQLDIEYNGRVLQPNTVYYWKVKVWYQKGVSTEFSKPAAFLTDSILTAYQTPYTPLVKTMEHPKAQRKLNNDNDCYDFGNDAFGQLQLMIRATGNRDTLRIHIGEAVRANGAVERNPKGTIRYRLLVLPLQKGAHLYTPAFVPDKRNTGPKAIHMPDYIGEVLPFRYVEMEKNTPGITVMKTERAAVNYIFDDTAATFESSDTLLNRIWELCKHTMKATSFTGLYVDGDRERIPYEADALINQLSHYATDAEFNMAKRSLEYLIYNATWPTEWSLQNLQIAWNDYQYSGDIRTVKRIYQELKPKLLLALARADGLISTRTGKQDSVFTRSIHLTSFDGKTVLKDIVDWPQKGGFGLPADSPGESDSFVFTDYNSVVNAFHYEALVCMKKLAQALDEKTDVAFYEARAARVKKAFVQSFIEPQSGIVKDGETTLHHSLHANMLALAFDLVPLQNKAAVLSYIRTKGMACSVYGAQFLLSALYDAGQADYGLELLTARGKRSWYNMLHTGATMTTEAWDTEYKNNQDWNHAWGSAPANIIVSKLMGVTPLTPAFGTIEIKPRPGPLQQAVLKLPTLRGTIEVSFKKGAGAFQMETCLPANTRGVVCLPKQSDSDLLFKNGKRITAKAEGDYWVIKDVVCGSTSWRVQ